TAAACCCAAAGCCCATATTCTATTTCACCAATTCAGCTCCTCTCCAAAACCTCAGTCACCTTTGCAGCTCTTTGCCGGCAAATTCTCagtgaaataatctcaacacAGCAGCCATGCTTCTCTTCTCTCGTCTTTTATCTCCTCAAGGTATTCATCTTCTTATTTGTTCTTAGTTAAGTAAACAAAATCTTCAATTTGTGTTCCATTTTAATACATAACATGACCTTATACTTCCTTCAAAGAAGCAAACTTTTAACACTATTTAGCACAAAGATTGCATCTTTATCTTCTTTACTCAAAACCCAACAAAACCCATGTCCTCAAATTGCTCAATTAGATAACCCTTTTAGGGTTTTACAATTGGGTGTTTCATTTTCAACACAATCCTCTAAGTTCCCTGAGTATGAGATGCCTTCTGTTACTTGGGGTGTTGTTCAGGGAAAGAGAGAAAAGTTGGTTAATCGAGTTATTATATGTGATTACCTTAAGAGTTTAGGTATAATTCCTGATGAATTGGAAAATCTTGAACTTCCTTCGACTGTGGATGTGATGAAAGAGCGCGTCGAGTTCTTGCTGAAGCTGAGATTAACTATTGATGATTTTAATGAGTACCCTTTAATGTTGGGGTGTAGTGTGAGGAAGAATATAATACCTGTTTTGGGTTACTTGGAGAAAATTGGTATTCCTAGGTCTAAACTTGGTGAGTTTGTGAAGAGTTATCCGCAAGTGTTGCACGCCAGTGTTGTTGTTGAACTTATGCCTGTTGTTAAGTTTCTTCGCGGACTTGATGTGGAGAAACAGGATCTTGGATATGTTCTTCAAAAGTATCCTGAGCTTCTTGGCTTTAAGCTTGAAGGGACTATGAGTACTTCCGTGGGTTATCTTGTTAGCATCGGTGTTAATCCTAGAGATATTGGTCCGATGGTCACACAGTATCCGTACTTATTGGGGATGAGAGTAGGAACTATAATTAAACCAATtgttgattatttgatttctcTGGGTTTGCCAAAGAATATAGTAGCTAGGATGCTGGAGAAGCGGACATATATACTTGGGTATGATCTGGAAGAGACTGTTAAGCCGAATGTAGATTGTTTAATTAGTTTCGGAATTAGGAAGGAGGCGCTTCCTTCAGTTATAGCACAGTATCCACAAATTCTCGGATTGCCTTTGAAAGCTAAACTATCTTCGCAGCAGTATTTCTTCAACTTGAAGATCAGGATGGACCCTGAAGGGTTTGCACAAGTTATAGAAAAGATGCCACAAATTGTTAGCCTTAACCAAAATGTGATCATGAAACCCGTCGAGTTCCTTTTGGGTCGCGGAATCCCATCTGAGGATGTGGCAAAGATGATTGTTAAATGTCCGCAGTTAGTTGCGCTGAGAGTTCCACTTATGAAGAATAGCTTTTATTTCTACAAGACTGAAATGGGTAGGCCAGTAAATGAGCTTGTTGATTTCCCGGAATATTTTACTTATAGCCTCGAATCCAGAATCAAACCGAGGTATCAGAAACTACAAAACAAGGGAATCCATAGCTCGTTAAATTGGTTCCTCAACTGTAGCGACCAGAGATTTGAAGAGAGATTGCAGGGTGATTATATCGAGTCGGAAAATGTAGGTCCATCATTTTATATGGGTGGGAGATTAGAACTACCAGGGTATGAGGCCGTGTCGGATGAGGAAGATGAGAGCGATGATGACGTACTATACAGACGCACTGTTTCTCTTTGATAAATTGTTAGTTGCATCGAACGAATTATACTTGTATTACATCGAAGGTGAGTTTCAAATAGATTATCACTATGAATATTTTCTCGTTGTCCAATCCATTGTGTTGCCATTTTAACAGTTCATTTTTTCTTCTAATGTTACTGATGTTGCTGTCAAGTTTTAACAAGTGATAGTATTCAGATGATTTTAAAAATCCCCATTGTCTAGAACGGACAATATGCATTTTCTCaatagtatatattttttaaatgatcaaattttattgaggcgaaatgaatatataatttttaaattaaatttgtatgtAAATAATATTGGTAcaccaatgattggggagacaaaaGTACTCTCCAATCATTAGGGAGTAATTAATCAACTGATTAAGTAATTAATCAGTTGATTAATGCGTTTCACATTGTAGGAATGCGGAACGCCACGTGTTCCGCATTCCCACAATGCGGAACGCGTGGCCCAGACActtttttggaattaaattcTAAAGAGGCACTAAACCGGAAATTTCAATGCCTTATAGGCatacaaaaatcaaaaaccccACATCATTGAAGTGTGAAACATTGAAACTGTTTGCTATACTAAAATTTGGAGATTTCTCAGAATTGGCATCCAGTGATCAGAttgattttaatgtatttaCGATCATTTAAAATAAGTTTGCTCTTTAGAATTCTTTTAGTATCCACTTAAACCTCAACTTGCAATTTTTATGTTTGTAAATAAACAACATTTGGGAAATTATTTGGTTATATTTAGATACATGTTATATTCATCAATAGTGCTGATTGCTTGATAGAATTTGACTTCTAGACTTCGAAGATAGCAAGGCTGAATTCTCCATCCAGACattatgattatttatttttgtcatGTATTTACTATATCTACACTTTTTTGCTTCGAAATTCGTTAAAACATAGctttaaaatttactaaaataacaaaaaaatattaaattattaaacataAATCCTATAAGTAATACATAGCAATACATGTATTTTTCTAGGTGAAATTTCCAAAAACAATACATGTATTCTTCTAGTGAATATCATCAATAGTAAATTTCAAATAACTTCAAATTGATTcccaatataataatttttaacaaaTGATTCGTTGATCAGAAcatcaataatataataaattagacAAAGGTTTTccgagaagaaaaaaaaatgatgaaatggAAACATAACATAATAATCCTACGTTTCAAAGCCTGTCAAATCCTGTATATTGAATAATGTTAAGATTGATTTGAATATAATCTTATATTTTGCTAAATTCGCTCACCGGAACTctgcaatttcaaacaccctTGCAGTTCCGTCTATTGAAGCAGAAACGAGGTAGTCCATACTAGCAGATAAGGCGAGAGACTGAATGGGATCAGCATGGCCACTGAAAGTTCTCGCGCAATCTCCAGACAGACTATCCCATATTCTTATTTTCCCATCCACACATCCTGTAGCTATATATTTAGATGCTCCAAGCCATGTCAAACATGTAACACCATCCTGCCATAAATGAAAAATGTGTTCTTTAGAAAGCTGGTTACACCAATTAACAGAAATTCATAATACTCGACCAGTAATCAGCGATTGCTATTAGAGCCTAAATACGGAGTCCTAACTTTCACATGATTTATGACTCGCACACATGCTTCTTGGGAAAGGTTAGCAAGTTACGGTTCTTTAGGTCCTCATTTCAGGAAATGTTAACAATTTGATCGGTGCACTCCGTAGAATTTCAGTATAAAACCTCAGATTCATATGAGCCTAACATATGCGATTTCACAATTAAGCCTCAGATTCATCAacttattctttttttatatattagtgTTCTCGTTGATTATCTTTTTATCATCAAAGAGCAAACTGTAAGTACATCAGCTGGTCATCAGGACTCTCAATGCAAAGCCACAAATTTCTTAATTAACTGAAAGTTTTCAATTGAGTTCTCCTTTAACAGGTAGCTCAACTGATCCAACTAGAAACATgagttaattttattatttaaaagaattaaacaaaAAGCCAACAAACCTGATGGTCGCATGTGGAGCGAGCCAATGAATGCTGCACATCCCAGATGATAAGCCTATGATCCAAGCTTCCTGATGCAGCCCATGTAGAGCTGCCAAATACGGCAATGAGATTGTAACAGCAGGcaagacaaatccaaagttAGATCGACCACAAAACATAGCATTTTTCTTCGAatcactatatttttgttttcagtTTCATTTTGGGAAGGGAGTGGATACTGGATAGGATACGAGGAGATGAGAGAGTACCAAGGCACATTAGTACATTAAATGTAAATTGTTTTCCCTTTTCCCATGTTTGTAATTTCCCATGTGGTTCCAATTCTTGCAAATCACATCATTCCAGAACAAATCATAGAGCTATCTCATAGTCTATGAGTAAAAGGTCATTCTGGTCCTTAAACTTGTGAAGCGTACtcatataaattaaacttaatcTATTTTGACATTTTAGTACATAACTTTCAAAATAAGTCCAATCATACTTGCTCTTGTGTTTTCATAGTATGTGAAAAGAAACCAGGAAGATATAAATACAAATATGTTGAAATTGGCATAAGAtattaaacataaatattttcaCTTACTTTCCACACTCTGGAAACGAGTTGGTGTGATTGAGCTTATCTTAGAGAGTTACAGACTAAATCCTATTTTTGACAATTCATAGTTCTCAGGTTTATCATTAACACACACATACACGCACAAAAATGAAGAGATAAATGGACACTACCTTTGTGAAAATCCAACACATTCAACTGAATCAGTGTGAGATACCAGAGAGGTAACGACCTGTGAATGGAAAAAAGAAAGTTCAGACAAGTATTTCCAATAGATCAGCAATTATCACACCACCACTACCTAGTTCTAGTTGAGCAAGCGTACAACAtaacaggtgaaacgttgaaTTTGCATATTATATTTGAGAAGTAAGAGAAAACAGAAAGCATAATAGATATATCATATGCTGATACTAAATTTGAACATTACGaccaacataaaaaataattaaaatctcaTTGAAATGTCCTgacaaagaaagaaagaataaatatAAGACACGAGAACCATGCTATTCTGCTAAGCTGCTAGTTGAAAATAAGAAACCTACTCAAGAACATGTAGCCTATGAACAGCCAACAACTGTATTGCGACATGTAAGTTTGAACGTAGCACTAAACTCTTATCACTTCAGGTAAAATACAAAGGAACCTAAGACACAAAAAAGTCATCAATTCAACCAGTCCATAATAAATCACTCTTTAATTAGGTGATTATTCAATAACTATGTTCTGTCGTTATTTTAATACATTCCTAGTAAAAAAGAAAGATATAAAGGCCTTGCGATAGAATATTcctctggaaagcgttacaagCAAATAACAGCACCTCAAGAAGTACAAGTACAACTTAGAAACTAATAAATTCGAGGACCAATATACAAAAAGTCTCATGAGAATAAATTGATTGTAGAGGAATAGAAAATCTACAGCAATaaggaaaatataaaaaatgcagaaaaaaaaaacaaaccctTCCAAGATTTATATTAACAATGTGGACGGAACCGTCCTGTGAACCAGTAATGGCAAGAGTAGTCTCTGAGACATCTCTCATTGCCAAGCATGTCAGTCCTCCCTTATGATATGAATGACCTAACCAACAGAAACATTACAGTCaaattgacaaataagattCCCAAAGGGCATGTTACCTCTACTCTCTAAAATGTTGTTTGGTAGGAATAATAAGAAGGCAAAATCAGTGAGGTAAACAAACATTTGAAAAGAAGAAACAAAGGACGACGCCATATTTACATTACCAAATCAACATTCATCGCCCTTCATATTAAACAGCAATAAAATATCCCGAAGAGATGGGAGAAGAACTTTTGACTAGatataaaaatacaacaaaatatTGCAATACAGACAAAGGAAGAACTAAATAGATTACAAAATTTCCTCATGTTCTATTAGGAATATACAACATCTTCCTAAGGGCGAAGAGGggaggaaaaaaaattgtacaaATAATATGAAACTGAAAAACAGCAAGTATTGTTATGATTAGTTTATTTAATATAGTTAGTTTATTTAATATagttattagtttatttaatatAGTTAGTTTATTAATATCCTCCCGAGCGAGAGGTCAAATGCACACTGTTTTTTCATTCAACTACTTTGTGCAAAAAAACTGTATAGCATCATTGATTATTTATAGTACTCAGAAAAAAAATTGCTAGTTTGTGTATTTTCTCAtgacaatttgattattttaattggAAATGGTCCCGCCATTTTCCAGAAACCGAATTTACTTCAATTATTAAGTTCATATATTTGGTTGGTTTAAATACTCAATAATTTATTACTCGCCATCtaaacaattataatttattaaaaccaTTAATTTTGCAGGTCACCAATCACCACTAGCCTTTCAACAGACTAAAAAAAGACCAGCTGAATGAAAAATGTAGCTGAATATTATACAAGCAACAGAACAACAGCAACAAGgattaaaagtgaaaatagcATCCAAATAATATCACTCCATAGAGACTTCTACAATTTAGCATAATAATAAAGACactcaaacataaaaaaaaaaacgacaACATTTTCTAGTGGCCTACTcgaaataatttttaatgtCAACTTAAGTTCAAAACTAGGTTCTTCAGGCTTCTAATCTAACTCGAACCAAAAGATATATCCAAACTAGAACTTAAATGACAAAAACAAAGGACTTCCAAAGCAACAagggaaaaaaatcaaactgctTGAATGCGTATCTTCTTGCTTGGCTGATgccttatatatataaatatactaaGGTTTAAGTCTAACAAAATGTAAATGTCCTTCCACAACATTCAAGAAAACAAATTGAGTTTTGCTTGTACAATACTCGAACTCGGTTTTTGACTAACAAAACTTGTATCAGAAAAGAATTCACCATACTTAAGTTCACATctatattcaattttaaatattattgggAAAAAAgggagaaaagaaaaaacaaataaaaattaaaagtatcaCTTATCACAAAACAgatgtaaatatatattttaaaacaccTTACTGTGTCAAATGTTAATACAAAAAAAACTACACTTAGCagttaacataattaaaaaattactccTTCCGTTCCATAAACATAGAAAAATTAGCcactttttttgtcccacaaagatagaaaaagtagtcatatataatgttaatttgaaataaaattattaaaacaccCCCATAATTATATTGTATGGACATTAAATGTAGTGGCTTCATAATGATTCATTCTTAAAAGATTTAAAGGGTATTGTAGgaacaatttaataaattaaccataattgataagtttttaattcttgtgaaagcactactttttctatttttgtgggatggagggagtattacCTTTGACAACATGAACAGTTTCTGTATTCCTTGGATTCCATATCCTCAAGCTTGCATCATCAGAACCGGTGCAAATAGTTTTCCCTAGGTCAGGTTAAGAAAAAAAGGAAGTGAATAAATTCCAACTAAAAGGAAAGCCCAGATAATATAATAACAAatgtacaaataaaaaaagaagaagttgGTTCCATACCATCAGGGGTAAAATCACCACATGTTACACTGCTTCCATGTCCAGAAAACATACTAGGTGGATCATCTCTATCAGCATTCCACATCCATGCAATGGAGTCCTCCGAACCGGCCAAGAGAAAATGCCCTCTTGGATGCCATTTGACCCACTGAGGAACCACAAACATGATACTCAATTAGTACTTCAAACCAATTACAGAAGGGAATTTTTCCAATTCTTAAGTTCACCTCAATTCCGTCTCCAGGACCATGAAATACTTTTTTCAACTGCCCTGATGAAGCATCCCAAATTCGAACAACTCCTTCCAACCCACCAGAAGCCAATAACTGTCCATCAGTACTAAAAGCTAAACTAGCTACTGAATCCTTATGGCCTGCATAAAACTTCCGAAcataagtttaataaaaataaaaagcataACTCGAGCAGAAGATATTTAAAGGAAAAATCATAACAAATTAACAAGATCGGGAAAAACAATGGCTCTACCTGGAAGCTCGGTAGCCCAATCTCCTTGACCAATCTTCCAAAGAAAACCTTTTTCATCCTTACCTCCTGTGGCCACTAACTGGGGATCTGTTGGACTACAGGCAACTGCATACAGTTCATCTGTGCATAAAGAGGGCAAAAATGATAATGAATTCCATAAACAATGTATCAACATGAGATAGTTAAAACTACGAAAGACGTACAATTTCCTTActgaaattacaaaacaaataagaaaaagaaacaaaacttGATAACTGAATTCAACAATGTAAGTTTGAGTTTGGAGTCCTGATGAACCAATGAGCAAGGCACAAACACTAATGTTAAAAGATTGCATAAGGTACAAAGTTTACCTGTATGACCAGTGAATATGTGCAGAGAGTCATCTAAGAACACGAGAGAAAAATCATAAGcagaaaagcaaaaaaaaatgcACATACTGAAAAGTGAGAAAACGCAATAGAAATCATCAGTATTTTGCACTACCAGAGTCTTCGACGTCGATGTCGTTGTCGTCTTCGTCATCGGCGGCGGCTTCTGGAAGTTCTGTTCAAATAGAGAAATAGAAAAGTGAATCTATATGTAACCAAAATGATAGAGAAGTGAGAAAGGGAGTATGAACCTTCTTCATCAACCGTAACTTCGCCAATTATATCATCATCGTCCAGAAACACCTCGCCTTGTTCGTCATCTTCTTCTTCGTGAGGTTGATTTGAACTACTCATTTCTTTTTTCTGATTGTTCGTAAATTATTACAGCCTCCGTCTTCGTTTCAGAAGTGGAACGAAAGGGTTTATTGGGGGTTCTGACATCATTTAAACGGCGCCGTATTCACCGATttatcatttcatttttttttagttatgtATATTCGGACAATATgctacttttcattttttttaaaggatCATATTAAACATCGACTTTCAATTTCCAAATCGATGCACACGTTATAATTTGCTGTGGTGGTAGCCGAAAAATGACTTCCTCCTTAGCAATTATGACCTATgtattgatttaaataaaagttaatattcaaatatgatatttttaaatgaggtgattgaattaaaaaatatacaaaattgatgtgtttttatgatattaaccttatttattatatatataattgaggAACCAATGAACTCTTCAATGATTATAGTTAAACAAAACTTTCTTATAAATACCGatgagttatagctcaaataGTACAAGCGATAtgcagcaaactgttaggttATGGATTCAAATCTTCTGACAAGCACCtcactttttaattattaaaaaaagtttctaacaaattcatttttcattttttaaattatacacaAACGTGCATCTAcactatttataatttattttagaaattattaaaatgtaatgttattatttaatatatatttagtgCTCAATCCACATGCCCAGGAAAAAAATTCTTACTAATATAGATTTTATAGTCTCGTATGACTTGATAGTAATAagtaaaacattataaataaaaaaataacataatttaaaaaatgaaaataatagcAACAAGGGAAAAAAATGTAGTATTTCATTTTACTTCAACTTTGAAAGTATAGAATCATTTGGCTAAAAATGCAATTAataaaatgatgaaattatTGTTGTTTGAATATTGAAAAAACAAcgaataatttaatattaatatatattataataattccgCACAGTTGCACTTGGGCACTTAACTGTGATGGCTAAGGCCTTATATGTGTAAGGGCGGGGTTGAACCCCGACTATTCGTAACCCGTTATTTGGCtgatttaaaaatgaattataaaattgataCTAACTAATCCCTGCTAACCATGGTTAACAAGTAATTTAGAGTAGTTCTATTTGCACAATTGCGAAAATTACGACTAGTTCcacataaggttgacatatattcaattaaattgagatttaacaaaaaaaaggaaaatagatgaaattaatcaaatttgattgtaattgaattaaattcaccattagacaaaaaaaaattgcttaaaagtCTTGCTTTTAAAGGTGAAGGTGCCACAAAAATAAGACAATAACCGGTTCATCCCCTAACCAATTTCCCCACATTCCTTATCTCCATCTAAGTGGCCGTGCTTCTTCTTCCTCACCAATAAAGATAACTCGTCAACACTCCACCGTCCATTCTTCCGCTCATCGAATCTCCACCGTCCTTTCCTCTCAAAATCTCACCCTTACCCCAATCTCACACCACATTTCTCACACCACCAGAAACTCTCCCTCTCTCACACAACCACCACCAATGGCATCCTCACTCCAACACGCAGCGTTTTGTACTCAGGCCAAAATCCCAGCATCGTCCCGTCTTTCAAGACCCACCCAAAAACCCATCAACCTCTCCTTCTCCGCCACTTTCCCTTCCCTCAACCTAACCACAACCGCCCCTAGCCGCCGCTCATTCGCCGCCAAAATGTCAGCAACAGCCGCCGCAAGCTACGCATCAGCATTAGCCGACTTAGCAAACTCAAACAACACACTAGACTCGACCTCAACCGACGTCGAAAAAATCGACCAACTCTTCACAGACCCACAAGTGCTCAGTTTTTTCTTGAACCCAACAATCGACGCAGAGAAGAAGAAATCAGTGATCGAAGAGTTCGCGAAAACGGAGAAATTTCAGCCTCATACGGCTAATTTTATGAACATTTTAGTGGAATCCAATAGAATCGAGTTGATGAAAGACATAGTGAAGGAGTTCGAGTTGGTTTACAATCGGATAACGGGTACAGAGCTGGCCGTGGTGAGCTCCGTGGTGAATTTGGAGTCGGCGCAGATGGCCCAGATTGCGAAACAGGTTCAGAAACTAACAGGGAGTAAGAATGTGAGGATTAAGACGGTGATTGATCCGAGTTTGGTGGCTGGATTTACAATTAGATATGGCGGGAGTGGGTCTAAATTGATTGATATGAGCGTCAAGAAACAGCTGGAGGAGATTACTGCTCAGCTTGATTTGAGTGATATTACACTTGCTGTATGAtcatttatgttttattttgattttgctTTTCTGTTATTAGTTCAACTGTTCTATTTGTTTCTTGGAGACAGCTTATATATAGTGGAAACCATTGATTCAGTATTCAATTTAGAAAATGGGTAATTTGTGATATAGAAGGAATGGAATGTTTCGACCTGAATCCTTTTCCAGAATAAACTAGTAAATATTTCGAGATCttcttatgtttttatttgttggaaaatgttttgtttaacaGATGTTAATCTGAAATTGAATAAAGTTGCGTTCTTGTGCTTTtagttttaatcattttttttaataattggggaAGGAAGCGCTCGTGGAAATTGAACTCATATAGCCAGTTTGTGTGTGTTGGTACTATTTGAGCCATATAGTTTAATCAGTTTTCTTAAAACTGAACAGGTGGCCGAGTCGATGAGGCTCCCGGTTTGGTTCAAACAGTTCAccaaattgaataaattatatCCACAATAGTCACTTTTAGACATGTTTATGGTCTAGTCGGTTGAAACACCGGTTCAAACAGGTCAATAGCCGATTTAATTATTGGTCAATCCTAATCAAAGTCGTTCgaccatattttttattttaaaggtcAATTAAACCGGATATCTAGCCGTTCAACTGGTTCAATTGGTCGATCAGGTTcatgtctattttttttttaagtcatcaacttttattaataaaatataaaacaattatatttgtaaaaaaattaaaaattaaatatgatgaCCTGACATTTAACAAGCAACATGCTATCTAATTCACATATCTACtaacaaaaatagaaattaaattacCAACTATTTTATCAATGAAGTGCATCTTCGATCAAAATTTTCATCATCCACATTACTAATTCCCCGTGTTAGAAATTACAACCATAGAATCTGATTAAATAACACCTAACAAACCTTTCATTAAAAAGGATAAGGAACTTTTTTCAAATTGGTGCTATTAATAACTATGTATGAACTCGTTCCGTCTCCTTAGCTTGGTAGAACTCCTACATTgttatcaataaaaaatttaataatttatttaacataatACATCATctataaatatatagatttcttaaaaaaatcatacGTTCAATATTTTGGTCTGAgagaaataaaacatttttcatagccacaaaattaataatgttatcgatgtcaaaattttgttttgtaactttataTTATTGGTGAactttgaaaaataatatttttttattttatatagaaaaaaattaaatgcgaGGTGTAATTAAAAAAGGAATTATTTACGAAATATCTGTTTTTTctaaagtatttacaccattttttactatcttttccttatttcaTACGCTacctatttttataacttatttacaaaaataccactatatataatagtttattttatttttagttaaatttttacttagccatttttttctctctcttctctctcaaagttctctctttttttcttcttcattttttattgattttcagtttgtctctTCCGGTtgcttttccgttcgcgcttccgttcgtctacttctgatggatttctcgtcgttttcgATCGTTTTtctgttcgtctcttccgttcgcgttAGTCCGTttgtctcttccgttcgcgttAGTCCGTttgtctcttccgttcgcgttatggatttctcgacatcgtttttaaatttgtgtaattttttatgttatttgtgataatttaaacattttatgaataaattattataaatttataattcttttgttATAAAACTGTTCTATTTATCATATACtatttgtctttctcttattcatagatttgtttattgctactgattttgtaaagaacaaattgatttatggtgtatttgtagtgattttataatatatttacattatagtgtattttttgtgtatttatagtgtatttctggtgttttcgggatatctatattttttggtgtatttctgcctttttttagtatatatatggtgcatttgcagtgttttatggtgtatttgcagtgtttttatagtataaACCATAAAAAACACTACataaatgccataaatacactatatctACACTATTcctacaccataaaaacactatacaCACGctattttttactataaaaacacgataaaaaataaaaagaaaattccagaaaaaaaatctatataatttttttttattaaaaactgaagGGCTATGCAATCGGTCGGTTCAGTCGACCGAatcgaaaaaattgaaaaccgaaaactGAAATTGAGTGAAAGCCCAAAAACGAAAAAagatatttgtgaaattaaaaaaaaggtatttttcgtaaaaagGAAAATCAAAAACTGACATATAAAAATGTAAACAAGTTACCGAAACATGTATTCTAAGAAATTAccacattaaaaaatataaataaaaaataaaatatatagatcaatttgttttttttttttgacaattataTAGATCAGTTTGTTAAAACACTAAACtttcatcaatttttaattttttttaagttaatcaATCTTTTATCAAAGCATGTGAATCTCACTCATGGTGAAAGTACagaaacataaataaaatatcaaatttttaagtgttaaaattttatcatcTAAGTTTAAACGTGCAAGCGGGTAAATAATTAAAGTTTGAGGACAGAAATATGTATTTTggtttaaaaatatgtaaatctCTCATGTTAATTGTATTGTATACATAATACCTGATAATTGTAATCCcaaaaagaattattttgacATACACACCCCTCTTTCTTCTTCactaaataaatcaattttaataaaaaattaaggaGCCTTCGATCATAAGGAAGCAGGTACATAAGTTATTTTTCGTTCAAACTAAATCCTCTCTATTTCGTCATCTTATTCCTAC
This region of Mercurialis annua linkage group LG1-X, ddMerAnnu1.2, whole genome shotgun sequence genomic DNA includes:
- the LOC126664802 gene encoding ATP synthase subunit delta, chloroplastic — its product is MASSLQHAAFCTQAKIPASSRLSRPTQKPINLSFSATFPSLNLTTTAPSRRSFAAKMSATAAASYASALADLANSNNTLDSTSTDVEKIDQLFTDPQVLSFFLNPTIDAEKKKSVIEEFAKTEKFQPHTANFMNILVESNRIELMKDIVKEFELVYNRITGTELAVVSSVVNLESAQMAQIAKQVQKLTGSKNVRIKTVIDPSLVAGFTIRYGGSGSKLIDMSVKKQLEEITAQLDLSDITLAV
- the LOC126664468 gene encoding uncharacterized protein LOC126664468; the encoded protein is MSSSNQPHEEEDDEQGEVFLDDDDIIGEVTVDEEELPEAAADDEDDNDIDVEDSDDSLHIFTGHTDELYAVACSPTDPQLVATGGKDEKGFLWKIGQGDWATELPGHKDSVASLAFSTDGQLLASGGLEGVVRIWDASSGQLKKVFHGPGDGIEWVKWHPRGHFLLAGSEDSIAWMWNADRDDPPSMFSGHGSSVTCGDFTPDGKTICTGSDDASLRIWNPRNTETVHVVKGHSYHKGGLTCLAMRDVSETTLAITGSQDGSVHIVNINLGRVVTSLVSHTDSVECVGFSQSSTWAASGSLDHRLIIWDVQHSLARSTCDHQDGVTCLTWLGASKYIATGCVDGKIRIWDSLSGDCARTFSGHADPIQSLALSASMDYLVSASIDGTARVFEIAEFR
- the LOC126665868 gene encoding transcription termination factor MTERF4, chloroplastic, with the protein product MTLYFLQRSKLLTLFSTKIASLSSLLKTQQNPCPQIAQLDNPFRVLQLGVSFSTQSSKFPEYEMPSVTWGVVQGKREKLVNRVIICDYLKSLGIIPDELENLELPSTVDVMKERVEFLLKLRLTIDDFNEYPLMLGCSVRKNIIPVLGYLEKIGIPRSKLGEFVKSYPQVLHASVVVELMPVVKFLRGLDVEKQDLGYVLQKYPELLGFKLEGTMSTSVGYLVSIGVNPRDIGPMVTQYPYLLGMRVGTIIKPIVDYLISLGLPKNIVARMLEKRTYILGYDLEETVKPNVDCLISFGIRKEALPSVIAQYPQILGLPLKAKLSSQQYFFNLKIRMDPEGFAQVIEKMPQIVSLNQNVIMKPVEFLLGRGIPSEDVAKMIVKCPQLVALRVPLMKNSFYFYKTEMGRPVNELVDFPEYFTYSLESRIKPRYQKLQNKGIHSSLNWFLNCSDQRFEERLQGDYIESENVGPSFYMGGRLELPGYEAVSDEEDESDDDVLYRRTVSL